The proteins below come from a single Gossypium raimondii isolate GPD5lz chromosome 2, ASM2569854v1, whole genome shotgun sequence genomic window:
- the LOC105789590 gene encoding protein MAIN-LIKE 2-like: MAIIGWACKLDLKLISALIERWRAETHKFHLLCGECTIILEDMQLQLGLPVDGSALIGSVQSADWGAIYYDLLGAIPNTIYEGRVGMGWLRDTFPEQGNDSTELEKIQYVRVFILEMIGGYLMLDLSQNLVHLMWLLKLVDFRAAGEFS, from the coding sequence atGGCCATTATAGGCTGGGCGTGCAAGTTGGACCTAAAACTCATCAGTGCGTTAATAGAGAGGTGGAGAGCCGAGACGCACAAATTCCATCTTTTATGCGGAGAGTGTACAATCATTTTGGAAGACATGCAGTTACAATTAGGATTGCCGGTGGATGGGTCTGCACTCATCGGGTCCGTTCAATCTGCTGATTGGGGAGCCATATACTATGATCTTTTGGGTGCGATTCCGAATACTATTTACGAAGGTCGGGTCgggatgggctggttacgagacacatttcCGGAGCAAGGGAATGATTCGACTGAACTAGAAAAAATACAATATGTTCGGGTATTCATCCTTGAGATGATTGGAGGTTATTTGATGCTGGACTTGTCACAAAACCTCGTACATCTGATGTGGCTgttgaaactcgttgattttagagcagctggtgaatttAGTTAG